The following coding sequences lie in one Maribacter forsetii DSM 18668 genomic window:
- a CDS encoding NAD-dependent epimerase/dehydratase family protein, which produces METILLTGGTGFLGSHLLKSFVAKGHKVGVLKRSTSNTYRIEHLTPKVKLYDIDKVSLKKVFEDFKPNIIVHTACAYDRKNIKMSTLIETNILFGIQLLQEAIINNVSAFINTDTLLPKNINNYSLSKAQFREWLIKYSKDIKVINIKPEHMYGPLDDDMKFIPWLIDRMLNDDDEINLTSGIQKRDFIYIDDVVNAFDIILKNVDNLKGFSEFDLGTNKFISVKEVILSIAKQIENRTELKVVPRLKFGIISYREGEIMEPILDITELLRLGWKPEINLEEGVQKILS; this is translated from the coding sequence ATGGAGACAATTCTACTCACTGGAGGTACTGGTTTTTTAGGAAGTCACCTACTTAAAAGTTTTGTGGCTAAAGGACATAAAGTTGGAGTTTTAAAAAGATCTACATCCAATACTTATAGAATTGAACATTTAACACCAAAAGTTAAATTATATGATATTGATAAAGTCTCTTTGAAAAAAGTATTTGAAGATTTTAAACCTAATATTATTGTACATACAGCTTGTGCTTATGATAGGAAGAATATTAAAATGAGTACCTTAATAGAAACAAATATTTTATTTGGTATTCAATTATTGCAGGAAGCCATAATCAATAATGTAAGTGCTTTTATTAATACAGATACTTTACTGCCAAAAAATATAAATAATTATAGTCTTTCTAAAGCTCAATTTAGAGAGTGGTTAATAAAATATTCAAAGGATATTAAGGTAATTAATATAAAACCTGAGCATATGTATGGCCCTTTAGATGACGACATGAAATTTATACCTTGGTTAATTGATAGAATGTTAAATGATGATGATGAGATAAATCTTACTTCTGGCATCCAAAAAAGAGATTTTATATACATAGATGACGTGGTAAATGCTTTTGATATTATTTTAAAAAATGTTGATAACTTAAAGGGATTTAGCGAGTTTGATTTAGGGACAAATAAGTTTATATCTGTTAAGGAAGTTATTTTATCTATTGCCAAACAAATTGAAAACCGAACGGAGTTAAAAGTTGTTCCTCGTTTAAAATTTGGGATTATCTCTTACAGAGAAGGAGAAATTATGGAACCAATTTTGGATATTACAGAATTGTTGAGACTTGGATGGAAACCAGAAATTAATTTAGAAGAAGGAGTACAAAAAATTTTAAGCTAA
- a CDS encoding GDP-mannose 4,6-dehydratase, with protein MIYLINGGCGFLGSNMAAAKLRDGHEVIVFDNFFRFGTEENLKWLSSLNKNLNFIKGDVRNIYEIEKVIQFYKPDVIFHFAGQVAMTTSIENPYLDFEINVKGTLNVLESVRKYSPDSIVCFSSTNKVYGDLEHIEYTELETRYIAKDYPTGFSELIPLDFRSPYGCSKGAADQYMLDYSRIFNLKTIVFRHSSIFGGRQFSTYDQGWVGWFCQKAFEIKNNLQKEKFTISGTGKQVRDVLYGDDLINCYNLAIENIGTTKGKAYNIGGGMDNSFSLLELFGVLEEKLGIEMEYIQKPWRESDQKVFVADILKAEKDFNWKPKIDKDTGIVEMYDWIEKINLK; from the coding sequence ATGATATATTTAATAAATGGTGGTTGTGGTTTTCTTGGAAGTAATATGGCTGCTGCAAAACTTAGAGATGGTCATGAAGTTATAGTATTTGATAATTTTTTTCGTTTTGGTACTGAAGAAAATTTAAAATGGCTGTCTAGTTTAAATAAAAATTTAAATTTTATCAAGGGTGATGTGCGTAATATTTATGAAATTGAGAAAGTAATCCAATTTTATAAGCCGGATGTCATATTTCATTTTGCAGGTCAAGTTGCTATGACTACATCCATAGAGAATCCTTATCTAGATTTTGAAATCAATGTGAAAGGAACTCTTAACGTATTAGAGAGTGTGAGAAAGTACTCACCTGATTCAATAGTATGCTTTTCTTCTACAAATAAAGTGTATGGTGATTTAGAGCATATTGAATATACGGAATTGGAAACGCGATATATAGCTAAAGATTATCCGACAGGCTTCTCAGAACTGATTCCATTGGATTTTCGTTCACCCTATGGTTGTTCAAAAGGAGCGGCTGATCAATATATGTTGGACTATTCAAGAATATTTAATTTAAAAACAATAGTCTTTAGACATTCTTCTATATTTGGCGGACGACAATTTTCTACATATGATCAAGGTTGGGTTGGTTGGTTTTGTCAAAAGGCGTTTGAAATTAAGAACAATCTACAAAAGGAGAAATTTACAATCTCAGGAACTGGTAAGCAAGTCAGGGATGTTTTATATGGAGATGACCTAATTAATTGTTATAATTTAGCAATTGAAAATATTGGGACAACTAAAGGAAAAGCTTATAATATTGGTGGTGGAATGGATAACAGTTTTTCACTGTTGGAATTATTTGGTGTTTTAGAGGAAAAATTAGGAATAGAAATGGAATACATTCAAAAACCTTGGAGAGAATCTGATCAAAAAGTTTTTGTTGCGGATATTTTGAAGGCTGAAAAAGATTTTAATTGGAAGCCCAAGATAGATAAGGATACAGGTATTGTAGAAATGTATGATTGGATTGAAAAAATAAATTTAAAATAA
- a CDS encoding MATE family efflux transporter: MMKTQRAFKNVFSGIFFQIILALVQFIVTKYYIEVLGIEINGLNSLYIQILNYFNLIEAGIGGVLLFNLYKTFANEDIETTKALIYTASIKFRKYGIIFLLFTLVFSFLLPLIFTSVNIFDNYFIYVSFWIMTSATSLSYFFSIPLLVFHADQKGYIVNIIKNVFKTIDCLVRIAILFYYPNYILLLVISFVFELIYYLILFKLYKSRYKGFRVTKKDYYKPELFKENKFVLIDKVLILIVFQTDLIILGIFKDLETVTLYSNYILLFTFASLFFSSVFKQLTPSLGALINENNLEKIKNLYGELRSINWFLATIITIVLFFTFDYIIILWLGESFVLKGEILALLLLNFIYITSIQVSTSFVNAKGDFKKRIVGSVMESSVNIIISLLLVEDFGIFGVLIGTTIGHFSSNFWWIPRIAYSYFNDNLISYFKSTILHFLILLVVFYLNYISMNLIDFKVHDFKELIFLMISLSTINFIVCFCIYRFCVPGFKSFNYRIMGLLTKK; encoded by the coding sequence ATGATGAAAACACAAAGAGCATTTAAAAATGTTTTCTCTGGAATTTTTTTTCAGATAATATTAGCACTAGTTCAATTTATAGTTACCAAATATTATATAGAAGTCTTAGGTATAGAAATAAATGGACTAAATAGTTTGTATATTCAAATACTAAATTATTTTAATCTAATAGAAGCAGGTATAGGAGGGGTACTCTTATTTAATCTTTATAAAACCTTTGCTAACGAAGATATAGAAACAACAAAAGCATTAATATACACTGCTAGTATTAAATTTAGGAAATATGGTATTATATTTCTCTTATTTACTTTAGTTTTTTCCTTTTTATTACCATTAATATTCACGAGTGTAAATATTTTTGATAACTATTTTATCTATGTTAGCTTTTGGATTATGACAAGTGCAACTTCGTTGTCTTACTTTTTTTCCATACCCTTACTAGTTTTCCACGCAGATCAAAAAGGATATATTGTCAATATCATTAAGAACGTTTTTAAAACTATTGATTGTTTAGTTAGAATCGCAATCCTCTTTTACTATCCAAATTATATATTATTATTAGTTATATCTTTTGTATTTGAACTTATTTATTATTTAATTTTATTTAAACTTTATAAGTCTAGGTACAAAGGATTTAGAGTTACTAAAAAAGATTATTATAAACCTGAATTATTTAAGGAAAATAAATTCGTTTTAATTGATAAAGTGTTAATTCTAATTGTTTTTCAGACTGATCTAATCATTCTTGGAATATTTAAAGATTTAGAAACAGTAACTCTTTATAGTAATTATATTTTACTTTTTACATTCGCCTCTTTATTTTTTTCAAGTGTTTTTAAGCAATTGACACCTAGTTTGGGAGCACTTATTAATGAAAATAATTTAGAGAAAATAAAGAATTTATATGGAGAGCTTCGAAGTATTAATTGGTTTTTAGCAACTATAATTACTATAGTTTTATTTTTTACTTTTGATTATATAATTATTTTATGGTTAGGAGAGTCTTTTGTACTTAAAGGTGAAATACTCGCCTTATTACTATTGAATTTTATATACATAACTTCAATTCAAGTTTCTACATCTTTTGTAAATGCTAAAGGAGATTTTAAAAAAAGAATAGTTGGTTCCGTTATGGAAAGTAGCGTGAATATTATAATTTCATTATTGTTAGTTGAAGATTTTGGGATTTTTGGTGTTCTAATAGGAACAACTATTGGTCACTTTTCATCCAACTTTTGGTGGATACCTAGGATTGCTTATTCTTATTTTAATGATAACCTTATAAGTTATTTTAAATCAACTATCCTACATTTTTTAATATTATTGGTCGTATTTTATCTGAATTATATTTCAATGAATTTAATTGACTTTAAAGTTCATGATTTTAAAGAATTGATTTTTTTAATGATTAGTTTAAGTACAATAAATTTTATTGTTTGTTTTTGTATTTATAGATTTTGTGTCCCTGGATTTAAAAGTTTTAATTATAGAATAATGGGCTTACTAACCAAAAAATAA
- a CDS encoding EpsG family protein: protein MILYLLFLFSLFCFSILTEDRTIRKYFNLIFIIFSFLFLLSLITFRGDIKNDTEVYIAYFYDSADSINSLLKNFVYSRHEPGYLTVEFLNKKIINNHVFHFFVIGCMSLIFIFKSLKNYTTYFYLGLSLYFLRFFFLRDLNQIRAGVALAIVLYSIKFISKRDVLPFYLLILMAASFHKTALLIIPFYYINNYIIKNSISNKKLILALILSFCISFIKIKQIIGELIIKYVPSSASYVSGYLSESGNLFSLIVLYQVIVFLTFMLFENQLKNRQPHYYTIRNMLLVSLLLLFIFNDFAILSSRLSTLFATVEIIILPSFVLLFKNKLMMKILYFIFFILLFYINVYKRLGEEYMLYF, encoded by the coding sequence TTGATTCTTTATTTACTTTTTCTTTTTAGTCTTTTTTGTTTTAGTATTCTTACCGAGGATAGGACTATCAGAAAATATTTCAATTTAATTTTCATAATCTTCTCTTTTCTTTTTTTATTAAGCCTAATTACATTTAGAGGAGATATTAAAAATGATACCGAGGTATACATCGCATATTTTTATGATTCTGCGGATTCTATTAATTCACTATTAAAAAACTTCGTTTATAGTAGACATGAGCCAGGATATTTGACCGTGGAATTTTTAAATAAAAAGATAATTAACAACCATGTATTTCATTTTTTTGTTATTGGTTGTATGTCATTGATTTTTATATTCAAATCGCTTAAAAATTATACTACTTACTTCTATTTGGGACTGTCTTTATACTTTTTGCGTTTCTTTTTTCTTAGAGACTTAAATCAAATTAGGGCAGGTGTAGCACTGGCAATTGTTCTTTACAGCATAAAATTTATTAGTAAAAGAGATGTTTTACCTTTTTATCTTTTAATATTAATGGCCGCCTCTTTTCATAAAACAGCCTTATTGATCATCCCTTTTTATTACATAAATAATTATATAATAAAAAATTCTATTTCTAATAAGAAATTAATTCTTGCACTTATATTATCTTTTTGTATTTCATTTATAAAAATTAAACAAATTATTGGTGAACTTATAATTAAATATGTGCCTTCTTCGGCTTCCTATGTCAGTGGTTACTTGTCAGAAAGTGGTAATTTATTTAGCCTTATTGTACTTTATCAGGTAATAGTTTTTCTTACTTTTATGTTGTTTGAAAACCAATTAAAAAATAGACAACCACATTATTACACCATTAGAAATATGTTATTGGTTAGCTTGTTGTTGTTATTCATTTTTAATGATTTTGCTATCTTATCATCGAGGCTATCCACTCTTTTTGCCACAGTCGAGATAATTATTTTACCAAGCTTTGTTTTATTATTTAAAAATAAATTGATGATGAAAATTTTATATTTCATTTTTTTCATTTTATTGTTTTATATAAATGTATATAAGAGACTTGGAGAAGAGTATATGTTGTATTTTTAA
- a CDS encoding glycosyltransferase, giving the protein MKNICFVISSFKKSGPINIVYNIAKFLDKGKFNVYVISLSKTTGNDSNSINDFNLLGVTTHELSNGRLAGLIKNKKEIKLFFKENNIDIIHSHGLRPDALVCRLGIKAKHIATLHNFPFDDYPMKYGIFKGKLMAYYHVMIIKKIVNVVTCSKSLSIIFKERIDFKVDYVQNGVDFSEFSTKCDKLELRKKLQLPLDKKIFIFIGSLIPRKNPLETIRKFTEVKIRDEFCLLVLGDGFLMNACQALKESNILIKGNVSNVISYLFASDYFISLSKSEGLPNTVMEAMAAKLPVMLSDIPSHLEILDINKHAGVSVNQDNFDIKFQELVAGDYGLFSESSYNIILNSLNAQNMTDNYQNVYLNLN; this is encoded by the coding sequence ATGAAAAATATTTGTTTTGTGATTTCTTCATTTAAAAAATCAGGTCCTATAAATATTGTTTATAATATTGCTAAGTTTTTGGATAAGGGAAAATTTAATGTTTACGTTATCTCCTTATCAAAAACTACTGGAAATGATAGTAATTCTATTAACGACTTTAATTTATTAGGTGTTACTACACATGAATTAAGTAATGGTAGACTTGCAGGTTTAATAAAAAATAAGAAGGAAATAAAACTTTTCTTTAAGGAAAATAACATTGACATAATTCATAGCCATGGTCTTAGGCCAGATGCTTTAGTTTGTCGTTTAGGTATTAAAGCAAAACATATAGCTACGCTACATAATTTTCCTTTCGATGATTATCCCATGAAATATGGAATATTTAAAGGGAAGCTTATGGCATATTATCATGTTATGATAATTAAAAAAATAGTTAACGTTGTAACTTGTTCTAAGTCGCTTTCCATTATTTTTAAAGAACGAATCGATTTTAAAGTTGACTATGTTCAAAATGGTGTTGATTTTTCTGAGTTTTCTACAAAATGTGACAAATTGGAATTACGTAAGAAATTACAATTACCATTGGATAAAAAAATTTTTATTTTTATCGGTAGCTTAATTCCTAGAAAAAATCCTTTGGAAACTATACGAAAATTTACAGAAGTTAAAATTCGAGATGAATTTTGTCTTTTGGTATTAGGTGATGGTTTTTTAATGAATGCTTGTCAAGCTTTAAAAGAAAGTAACATCTTAATTAAGGGTAATGTAAGTAATGTAATATCTTATTTATTTGCATCTGATTATTTTATATCACTTTCAAAATCGGAAGGGCTTCCAAATACAGTAATGGAAGCAATGGCTGCTAAATTGCCTGTAATGTTAAGTGATATTCCTTCTCATTTAGAGATATTGGATATCAATAAACATGCAGGTGTAAGTGTAAATCAAGATAATTTTGATATTAAATTTCAAGAATTAGTTGCAGGTGACTATGGATTATTTTCGGAATCTTCTTATAATATTATTTTAAATTCATTAAATGCTCAAAATATGACAGATAATTATCAGAATGTTTATTTAAACTTAAATTAA
- a CDS encoding glycosyltransferase — translation MISVIMSVYNAEKYLSESIESILQQTYRHFEFIIINDCSSDSSLEIINKYGLIDNRIVIINNSTNLGLTINLNKAINLAKYEFIARMDADDISLKDRFEKQIIFLENNPDIDVLGSFCKDIDEEGNIISDRTVPIANSEINKLIHIINPICHPTVVFRKNKLQELGFYNEEYKVVQDYDLWLRCAAKNIKMYNLPEFLLKYRVNDSYHSRKSWKYRMTDLKIRYYGYKNLHLPFYKRIYLIVPVILGILPSRLYKLLKERDFRKST, via the coding sequence ATGATATCAGTTATAATGTCCGTTTACAATGCGGAAAAGTATTTGTCTGAATCAATTGAAAGTATTCTACAACAAACTTATCGACATTTTGAATTTATAATAATCAATGATTGTTCTAGTGATTCTTCCCTTGAAATTATTAATAAATACGGTCTAATCGACAATAGAATAGTAATTATAAATAATTCAACTAATTTGGGGTTGACTATAAATCTTAATAAAGCTATTAATTTAGCTAAATATGAATTTATAGCAAGAATGGATGCTGATGATATTTCTTTAAAAGATCGTTTTGAAAAGCAAATTATCTTTTTAGAAAACAATCCTGATATAGATGTATTAGGGTCTTTTTGTAAAGATATTGATGAAGAGGGCAATATTATTTCAGATAGGACTGTGCCGATAGCTAATTCAGAAATTAATAAGTTAATTCATATAATTAATCCTATTTGTCACCCTACTGTTGTATTTAGAAAAAATAAACTTCAAGAGTTAGGTTTTTATAATGAAGAATATAAAGTAGTACAGGATTATGATTTGTGGTTAAGATGTGCTGCTAAAAATATTAAGATGTATAATTTGCCTGAATTTCTTTTAAAGTATAGGGTTAATGATAGCTACCACAGTAGAAAATCCTGGAAATATAGAATGACTGATTTAAAAATTAGATATTATGGTTATAAAAATCTTCATTTACCTTTTTATAAAAGAATATACCTTATTGTACCGGTAATTTTGGGAATATTACCTTCAAGACTTTATAAACTTCTTAAAGAGCGAGATTTTAGGAAATCTACTTAA
- a CDS encoding O-antigen ligase family protein, with product MYKVLSKDIDLRYWNLILLAFFPVLPYVFISIITIFLLVTFLFYFCVSSQKNRHINVKGLLILSGFYLILCFSIFYSSNIEVGIKTLGRMLPLLVFPLIVFILSGNYSLNIEKGRAILKVFVFSTFLLLVYVLYLAFFTIDDFHSHSVRDKLLATSFLDLHSTYISMYFSAAIFILFSFYRMTKNYWSIILIILFIVGLLLIFSRGVVFSILIMSIVVFFIFNKKKLWQKILVLLVVACISTIVVYQVPFLKYRISEIFQYGFQSTENNRRLSSTAMRLAVYSCSFELITSHPLLGLGVGDLQDELHLCYQGLNSPDFTKKNLNTHNFYLFILGTTGIIGLISFLYSFGMLFKKAWGSKNPLFLNIFVLIALILFTENFLSRAYGLTYFCFFIILFYLLARNNKVNA from the coding sequence ATGTACAAAGTATTATCAAAAGATATTGATTTAAGATATTGGAATCTTATATTATTGGCGTTTTTTCCTGTTTTACCTTATGTTTTTATAAGTATTATAACTATATTTTTATTAGTTACGTTCTTATTTTATTTTTGTGTTAGTTCACAAAAAAATAGACACATAAATGTCAAAGGATTATTAATCTTGTCTGGATTCTATTTAATTCTTTGCTTTTCTATATTTTATAGTTCTAACATAGAAGTGGGAATAAAAACATTAGGTCGAATGCTACCGTTGCTGGTGTTTCCTTTGATTGTCTTTATTCTTTCTGGAAATTATAGTTTGAATATAGAAAAGGGTAGGGCGATACTAAAAGTATTTGTCTTTTCAACATTTTTGCTGTTAGTATACGTTTTATATTTAGCATTTTTCACTATTGATGATTTTCATAGTCATTCCGTTAGAGATAAATTGTTAGCAACCTCTTTCTTAGATTTACATAGCACCTATATTTCAATGTATTTTTCTGCTGCTATTTTTATTTTATTTTCTTTTTATAGAATGACTAAAAATTATTGGAGTATCATTCTAATCATACTTTTTATAGTTGGTCTTCTTTTAATCTTTTCTAGAGGAGTAGTATTTTCCATTTTGATTATGTCCATTGTTGTTTTTTTTATTTTTAATAAAAAAAAACTATGGCAAAAGATTCTAGTACTTTTAGTAGTTGCTTGTATTAGTACAATAGTAGTTTATCAAGTACCTTTTTTGAAATATAGAATTTCTGAAATTTTTCAATATGGTTTTCAATCAACCGAGAATAATAGAAGATTATCTTCAACAGCAATGCGTTTGGCTGTCTACTCTTGTAGTTTTGAGTTAATTACAAGTCATCCTCTTTTAGGTTTAGGGGTTGGGGATTTACAAGATGAATTACATTTATGTTATCAAGGATTAAACTCTCCAGATTTTACTAAAAAAAATCTTAACACTCATAATTTTTATTTATTTATTTTAGGAACTACTGGGATAATTGGTTTAATAAGCTTTTTATATTCTTTTGGGATGCTTTTTAAAAAAGCATGGGGAAGTAAGAATCCTTTGTTTTTAAATATTTTTGTGTTAATTGCATTGATTTTGTTTACGGAAAACTTTTTAAGCCGTGCTTATGGGTTAACTTATTTTTGTTTTTTTATAATATTATTTTATTTATTAGCCCGGAATAATAAAGTAAATGCTTAA
- a CDS encoding exopolysaccharide biosynthesis polyprenyl glycosylphosphotransferase: MAKPTILNSIERKFILLVGDLIVILASLNLFVNNAIDVKYVSLKLKIIVTLFGVVSFLTLSYILDLYNLQRTLKRKYVVSQALYITALFVFIVFLFSVLFFDTSFWRIPLLVFLILTPIEIALWRLFFVNVFRVIPTTRNVLLIYDKETEKHFREVTSSIDGEDVETFYKVKLTYNLNQHSEVKKKFLVASEKVDSWIVNIKNYSEFPDDLEKILLRSILKGKEVISYTSFYENTYEALPIQSHNDSFYEILQFRNRKIRYLHTIFSFLVNFILSLIVGLVLVLCIPFVFILNIFFNRGPLFYTQKRVGLHGNEFKIYKFRSMVVNAEKEGAKMAVKNDARITPFGRILRIFRIDELPQILSVIKGDMQFIGPRPERKVFVNQLNSLVPFYGTRHLIKPGITGWAQVKYKYGENLEDSIKKLEYDLYYIKNRSITLDLRIVFKTVTTVLFSRGV, translated from the coding sequence ATGGCTAAACCTACTATACTAAATTCAATAGAACGTAAATTCATTCTATTAGTAGGAGATTTAATAGTTATATTGGCAAGCCTCAACTTATTTGTTAATAATGCTATAGATGTTAAGTACGTATCTTTAAAACTAAAGATTATTGTTACATTATTTGGCGTTGTGTCATTTTTAACCCTTTCCTATATCTTAGATTTATACAACCTACAAAGAACCTTAAAAAGAAAGTATGTAGTATCTCAGGCTTTGTATATTACTGCATTGTTTGTTTTTATAGTTTTTCTTTTTTCGGTTTTATTTTTTGATACTAGCTTTTGGAGAATACCATTGTTGGTTTTTCTTATACTAACACCAATTGAAATAGCTCTATGGAGATTATTTTTTGTTAATGTTTTTAGGGTGATACCTACAACACGTAATGTGTTGTTAATATATGATAAAGAAACTGAAAAACATTTTAGAGAAGTCACTTCATCTATTGATGGAGAAGATGTTGAAACTTTTTATAAAGTAAAGTTAACTTATAACTTAAACCAGCATAGCGAAGTAAAAAAGAAGTTTCTAGTGGCATCTGAAAAAGTAGATTCGTGGATTGTTAATATTAAGAATTATAGCGAATTTCCAGATGATTTAGAAAAAATTCTTTTGAGATCCATTCTTAAAGGTAAAGAAGTAATATCGTATACATCATTTTACGAAAACACTTATGAAGCCTTGCCAATACAATCTCATAATGATAGTTTTTATGAAATATTACAATTTAGAAATAGAAAAATTAGATACTTGCATACTATTTTTAGTTTCTTAGTTAATTTTATTCTTTCATTAATTGTTGGCCTTGTCTTGGTGTTATGTATACCATTCGTTTTTATTTTAAATATTTTCTTCAATAGAGGGCCTTTGTTTTATACACAGAAAAGAGTAGGGCTTCACGGTAATGAGTTTAAAATTTACAAGTTTAGATCGATGGTGGTTAATGCAGAAAAGGAAGGAGCTAAAATGGCTGTAAAAAATGATGCTAGAATAACCCCTTTTGGTCGGATATTAAGAATATTTAGAATTGATGAATTACCTCAGATATTGTCGGTAATAAAAGGAGATATGCAGTTTATCGGACCGCGACCTGAACGTAAAGTATTTGTAAACCAATTAAATTCATTAGTTCCTTTTTATGGTACACGCCATTTGATAAAACCAGGTATTACTGGTTGGGCTCAGGTGAAGTATAAATATGGGGAAAATTTAGAAGATTCAATAAAGAAGTTAGAGTATGATTTATATTATATTAAAAACAGATCAATTACTCTAGATTTACGTATTGTATTTAAAACTGTAACGACTGTTTTATTTTCAAGAGGGGTATAA
- a CDS encoding UDP-glucuronic acid decarboxylase family protein, whose translation MKKILITGAAGFLGSHLCDRFIAEGFHVIGMDNLITGDLNNIAHLFPLQNFEFYHHDVTKFVHVSGKLDYILHFASPASPIDYLKIPIKTLKVGSLGTLNLLGLAKEKGARILVASTSEVYGDPLVHPQNEEYFGNVNPIGPRGVYDEAKRFMESITMAYHRHHGLDTRIVRIFNTYGSRMRLNDGRVVPAFMGQALRGEDLTVFGDGSQSRSFCYIDDQVEGIYRLLFSDYTDPINIGNPHETSIKEFAEEIITLTGTKQKVIYKPLPQDDPTQRQPDITKAKEILGWEPKVHRTEGLKIVYDYFKSLSPEDLQKKEHRDFSTK comes from the coding sequence ATGAAAAAAATATTAATTACAGGTGCTGCTGGTTTTCTAGGATCTCATCTTTGTGATCGTTTTATTGCTGAAGGATTTCATGTAATAGGGATGGATAATCTAATAACAGGTGACCTTAATAACATCGCTCATCTTTTTCCTTTACAGAATTTCGAGTTTTATCATCATGATGTTACTAAGTTTGTTCACGTATCCGGAAAATTAGACTATATACTTCACTTTGCTTCACCTGCAAGTCCCATAGATTATTTAAAAATTCCTATTAAAACTTTGAAAGTTGGATCTTTAGGTACATTAAACTTGTTAGGTTTAGCAAAAGAAAAGGGCGCTAGAATTTTGGTAGCTTCAACTTCTGAAGTTTATGGTGATCCATTAGTTCACCCTCAAAATGAGGAATATTTTGGTAATGTAAATCCTATAGGTCCTCGTGGGGTTTATGATGAAGCTAAACGCTTCATGGAGTCCATTACAATGGCTTATCATAGACATCACGGACTTGATACTCGTATCGTTCGTATTTTTAATACCTATGGGTCTAGAATGCGTTTAAATGATGGTAGGGTTGTTCCTGCGTTTATGGGTCAGGCTCTAAGAGGAGAAGATTTAACTGTTTTTGGTGATGGCTCTCAGAGTAGATCATTTTGTTATATCGATGATCAGGTAGAGGGAATATACCGTTTATTATTTAGCGATTATACAGACCCTATTAATATTGGAAATCCCCATGAAACCTCGATTAAGGAATTTGCAGAAGAAATTATCACTTTAACAGGAACCAAACAAAAGGTGATTTATAAACCGCTACCACAAGATGACCCTACCCAACGTCAGCCAGATATTACCAAAGCAAAAGAAATTTTAGGTTGGGAGCCAAAAGTACATAGAACAGAAGGTTTAAAAATCGTATACGATTATTTCAAATCATTGTCTCCAGAGGACTTACAAAAGAAAGAGCATAGAGATTTCTCTACAAAATAA